Within the Planctomycetota bacterium genome, the region GCCCGCCGTCGCCCGGCCGCTCGTCTCCGTCGCGCCTTCGATGAGCACGTCATCCTGCTTCTTACTTTCGGCAATCCGGCGATTCCGCTCCAGCACCACTTCCTGCTGCGCGAGCATCAGTTCCTCGATCCGCTCTTCGATCATGTCATCATCGATGGCCCCGCCGCCGGCGTGAAGCGTCCCCGCGGGCGTGCCCGGCTCGGGCGAATAACCGAAAACGCCCATGTTCTCGAACCCGAATTCGCGCACGAACTCGACCAGCTCGCGGTGCTCCGCGTCCGTCTCCGTCGGATAACCGCTGATGAACGTCGTGCGGATCGCCATGCCCGGCACACGATCGCGCAGCTTCGCCAGCAGCGTCTCGATCAGCTTCCGGCTCGTCTTGCGCTTCATCGAATCGAGCACGCGGTCGTTGATGTGCTGAAGCGGCATGTCGATGTATTTGAGCACGTGCGGCAGGGCGGCGATCGTGTCGATCATCTCGTCAGTGAAACACGATGGATACGCATACATGAGCCGCAGCCACGCCCCGCCGCGCCCCTGCGCCAGCTTGTTCAGTTCCGTAAGCATGCCCGACAGCCCCGGGCCGTACCCGATATCCGCCCCGAAGCTCGTCGTGTCCTGCCCGATGAGGTTCAATTCGAACGCCCCATCGTTAAACAGTTCCGTCGCTTCATCAAGAATCGCGCCGACGGGTTTCGACCGCATTTTCCCGCGGATCGAGGGAATCGTGCAGAACGCGCAGTTCTGATTGCACCCTTCGGAAATGCGCAGGTACGCATAATGCCGCGGCGTCAGGCGGAGCCGCGCCGCGTCCGATTCGTGGTAGCCCTTGCCTTCGATGTTCCGCCGGCGACGGGCGATCGTGTCGCTGGCCGCGATGGAGCTGTACACCGGCTGATCGATCGCCAGGTCGTTCTGCTCCGGGCGGTTGCCGCGCACCGCTTCGACGAT harbors:
- the rimO gene encoding 30S ribosomal protein S12 methylthiotransferase RimO, producing MIGEVGGEGGGREEQHNGEDDSAGVMIHGGIVGDLRERMRSGELGVGSNKAWDDLREDRAYTDRDMSPRKKTKKSGPAASDGIETVAFVSLGCPKNLVDSEKMLGSLASDGLIPIDDESQADAIVINTCGFLEASKQESLDVISEAAERKKAGKLKRIVVAGCLVQRHRAKMLEWCPDIDALIGVFDRDHIVEAVRGNRPEQNDLAIDQPVYSSIAASDTIARRRRNIEGKGYHESDAARLRLTPRHYAYLRISEGCNQNCAFCTIPSIRGKMRSKPVGAILDEATELFNDGAFELNLIGQDTTSFGADIGYGPGLSGMLTELNKLAQGRGGAWLRLMYAYPSCFTDEMIDTIAALPHVLKYIDMPLQHINDRVLDSMKRKTSRKLIETLLAKLRDRVPGMAIRTTFISGYPTETDAEHRELVEFVREFGFENMGVFGYSPEPGTPAGTLHAGGGAIDDDMIEERIEELMLAQQEVVLERNRRIAESKKQDDVLIEGATETSGRATAGVGEGGHLYVGRTYQQAPDIDGVTYVQSREPLTVGEVVKCTVTDAADYDLVAVPVEQTHRRIRLPIA